Proteins co-encoded in one Brassica oleracea var. oleracea cultivar TO1000 chromosome C4, BOL, whole genome shotgun sequence genomic window:
- the LOC106336643 gene encoding uncharacterized protein LOC106336643: MKNGEGARKRLKISVPHFNNSDLIKGYSKTLIGRCMNPEEQNVKFLVVTLPKIWNLEEKVMGTDLGLGRLQFDFDAEEDIETVLKMQPCHFDYWMISLVRWQPKKSKNYPSEINFWIKVLGVPLEFWESPTFRSIGDAIVVTKAVDLDYGRVQVAVDGYKELTFETTVDFKAGEYYEEEEAPVSLRYEKLFGFCKTCLSICHKMEKCPLNSNNSDKTMEIRDEPEAGFDDRARSYKGVVINGNGGQQDRGREKREHQGKGKEKMFEETDSKWARAADREHKSYNNRNHRSGHCGEEESSRHRNSRREQTRTHYQDERARVPTGPRGERAARSEARTEGKEEGEIKEKEMERPNHKVEKVHDQAQPSQAFLVEVMETQGELSKVISNPSGGEQEPDLENMDLGLVEGNNLESDVGTGLEEHHIGNASIGNQESLWAESHVIFEEEIRKM, from the coding sequence ATGAAAAATGGCGAAGGGGCTCGTAAGCGATTGAAGATATCGGTCCCTCACTTCAACAACTCGGATCTCATCAAGGGCTATTCCAAAACATTAATTGGAAGATGCATGAACCCGGAGGAGCAGAATGTCAAGTTTCTGGTGGTGACGCTTCCTAAAATTTGGAATTTGGAAGAAAAAGTTATGGGTACTGATTTGGGGCTTGGGAGGCTTCAGTTTGACTTTGATGCCGAGGAAGACATCGAAACGGTGCTGAAGATGCAACCATGTCATTTCGACTATTGGATGATTTCTCTGGTTCGTTGGCAACCAAAGAAGTCCAAAAACTACCCCTCGGAGATCAATTTCTGGATTAAGGTTTTGGGAGTGCCTTTGGAGTTTTGGGAGTCTCCTACTTTCCGGAGCATTGGCGATGCAATTGTTGTAACAAAAGCAGTTGATTTGGATTATGGTCGAGTGCAAGTGGCGGTCGATGGGTACAAGGAGCTGACGTTTGAGACGACAGTTGACTTTAAGGCAGGAGAGTACTATGAAGAAGAAGAAGCTCCAGTCTCTTTGCGGTACGAAAAACTGTTTGGTTTTTGTAAAACATGCCTCAGCATTTGCCACAAGATGGAGAAGTGCCCGCTGAACTCAAACAACTCTGACAAGACGATGGAGATAAGGGATGAACCCGAAGCAGGTTTTGATGATCGGGCTCGAAGTTACAAAGGTGTGGTGATTAACGGAAATGGAGGGCAACAAGATAGGGGAAGAGAGAAACGTGAGCACCAGGGGAAAGGCAAAGAAAAAATGTTTGAGGAAACAGACTCAAAGTGGGCCAGGGCTGCAGATAGGGAGCATAAATCTTACAATAACAGAAACCATCGGAGTGGTCACTGTGGAGAGGAGGAAAGTTCTCGTCATAGGAACTCCAGAAGGGAGCAGACAAGGACTCATTATCAAGATGAACGCGCAAGAGTTCCTACAGGCCCGAGAGGTGAAAGAGCAGCTCGCAGTGAGGCTCGAACGGAAGGGAAGGAAGAAGGCGAGATCAAAGAGAAAGAGATGGAGCGGCCAAACCATAAGGTGGAGAAGGTACATGATCAGGCACAACCTTCTCAAGCTTTCCTTGTTGAGGTAATGGAGACACAAGGAGAATTATCTAAGGTAATATCGAATCCTTCTGGTGGAGAACAAGAGCCAGACTTGGAAAATATGGATTTGGGTTTAGTGGAAGGGAATAATTTAGAATCTGATGTGGGTACGGGATTGGAAGAACATCATATTGGTAATGCTAGTATCGGGAATCAGGAGAGTTTGTGGGCTGAATCTCACGTAATTTTTGAGGAAGAGATAAGGAAGATGTAA